TAGAGGAACAGGCAGAATTGTCTGCGTTGGGCTCGCGTTTTATAGAAAAAAGATTAAGATGAAATATGAAATAATGGAAAAATAAATTTTAAAAAATGATGAAGATTTTAGTAATTGAATATATTTTTAAAAAAATAAAAAAAGGAAGTGTAGTGTAGAATGGCAGTAAGTGGAATGAAAAAAAATTATTCCTATTTATTTGGAATATTGATGATTTTAATGTATTTTATAGGACTGTTGCTTATAAATCGTGGACTTGGATTTACAAATGTTATTGTGATTATTTGTTCTATGGTAATTTATTATGTGGCGAATGTTTATAATATGGCAGGAAGATATAGATTACGGGATATTGTGATTATTGTTGGAATTAACTTTATTCTTGTTATGATTACAACATTTTTGCGTATATTTATTTTGAATGAGGCGATAATTCTGTTTGGGCTGATTACAATGTTTCAGATTATTTATCGTTATATTATAATGATTGGATTAGCTGAAAAGCAAAGAATTGTATTTGTTGGTGAAAATGGGTATACACAGGATCTATTGGAAAGTATAAAGAAAGATCGTCAGTATAAATTATCAGACTTTTTAAAAGAAGAAAAGACTATGGATATTTTAACAGAAAAATTATTGAATTTATGTGAAAATAAAAAAGTTGATATAATTGTGGATTTTACAAGCAATCTTTTATACGATACAAAGCTTGTGGATAAACTCTTGCAGTATAAACTTGGGGGAATACAGTATTATAACTATCTGGAATTTTATGAAATATACGAAAATAAATTGCCAGTTTCAAACTTGAGTCCAAAATGGTTTTTGGAAAATACAGGATTTGAAATTTACTACAACAGCTTTAACTTGAAGGCAAAACGTATTCTCGATATAATTTTCGCACTTTTAATCGGAGTTTGTGTGATTCCGATTATGATTATTGCGGCAATAATAATAAAAATAGAGTCAAAAGGACCAATATTTTTTATACAGGAAAGAATTGGAGAAGGAAATAAGCCATTTAAAATAGTAAAATTTCGTTCAATGACAACTGATGCCGAAAAAGATGGACCAAAATGGGCTACAAAAAATGACAATCGTGTCACAAAATTTGGAAAATTTATGCGTCTTACAAGAATTGACGAATTGCCACAACTGTGGAATGTGCTACGTGGAGAAATGAGCTTCGTGGGGCCACGTCCAGAAAGAGAATTTTTTATAAAGCAGCTGGAAAAGGAAATTATGTACTACAATTTAAGACACACTGTGAAACCGGGGCTTACTGGCTGGGCACAAGTTATGTATCCGTATGGAGCGAGCATTGAAGACGCTTACAGAAAATTGCAGTATGACTTGTATTATATAAAAAATCACGATATTTTGTTTGATGTGAAGATATTGTTAAAGACAGTTACGATTGTGATTTTTGGAAAAGGGAGATAATGATTTTAAATTTTTGAGAGAAAGTAATGAATGTTATTTTTTACATTTATTAATGGAGCCATGAAAATGAAAAAATTTATTTTAATCACTTTGTTTATTCTATTTGTTTTATTCATTTTGCTATATGTAATAATATTTTATGATTATAAAACTTCTGAAAAAACAAAAAAATTTATTATGTCCCATTATAATAATAAAAATAAAACTATAAATACTTTTTGTACAGATTATTATCATCTTGGAAAAGTTTATATTGAAAACGGAATTGAGCATAGTGAAACATTAAATTTACGAAAAGTAGATAAAAACAAATGGACTGGAAAGTATTATAAATCAACTAATGAAATAGGGGTAGAAACAGAAATTGTATATGAAAATGAAAAATATTATGATTCTAAAACAGGAAAAGAAATAAAAGATTTTATACCGTATTTTCAAAGTGACATAATAAAATATGATGAATTGGAGACAACAGAAGAAGTAAGTATGGGAATTATATCCGATTATACCCCAAATGAAGGATATTTTCGTGGAAAATATTTAGATAAGAAATCATTCAAGGAATTTTTTAAAGATTCAGATTGGAATTTAGAAGGAGATATAAAAATAGATGTATATTATCAAAGTATAGAGCCGTTATATTATCAAATGCGACTTGAAACAGAAAATGGTGAGTTGGTTTTAGGTGAAAAGTGTAGGTATATAAAATAAAGTTTTAAAAGGAAATGATATGAAAAAAATACTGCCAATATTAACAATTATATTATTACTGCTGTTTTTATTATTAATTTATTTTATATATAACGAAACAAAAATATCAAATGAAATTGCAAAAATAGAAGAAAATATAGAAAAATTATATAAAAAAAATAAATTGAATGATTTTTGTGAGAAGGATTACAGGCTGGAAATTCGTAAAAATAATTTTTTGATGAAATTGATTTTGGAGAAAAAAAATAATGTTTGGGAAGGAAAGTATAAATTAAATGATAAAATTTTTGATATTGTATACAGAAATGATAAATTTTATTATAAAAATACCGAAAGAGAAATATCAGAATTAAAAGATTTTAAATTTTATTTTCAATATGGTAAGATTGAGAAGGGAAAGTTAAAGGATATGCACTTTTTTAACGCTTTTTTGGCTCCAAAAGATTCGTTTTATTATAAAGAAGGGATAACTGGGAAGTATACTGAACGTAAAAAGGTAAATTTTGATAATAAAGAAACAGAATATGTTACAGAAAATACTTCAACCATTTATATTCGTTATGATGTAAATGAGCGAAAAAGCAGTGTTGTAATTGAAGAAATTGGAGAAAATATTAGGGAAGAATGTGGCTTAGGAGAGGAAAGTATGATAAAATTACATTAAATAAAAAAGAGTTAAAAAATTAGGAGAGAAAAGATGTACTTAAAAGCATTGGAGCTGACAGGGTTTAAATCATTTGCGAATAGGACTGTTGTGGAGTTTGATAATGGGATTACTTCAATTGTTGGGCCTAACGGGAGTGGAAAGAGTAATATTCTGGATGCGATTTTGTGGGTTTTGGGAGAGCAGAGTTATAAGAACATACGGGCGAAAGAGAGTTCGGATATTATTTTTTCTGGCGGGAAGAATAAAAAGCCAAAGTCTATGGCGGAAGTCAGTCTTATTATTGATAACGGGGATAGATATCTGGATGTAGATTTTTCAGAGGTTAAGATTACTCGAAGAATTTTTAAGACTGGAGAAAATGAGTATCTAATAAATAACAAGAAATCCAGGCTTAAAGATATTCATAATCTTTTTATGGATACTGGGATTGGAAAGCAGGCTTACTCGATAATTGGGCAAGGGCGTGTAGAGAGAATTATTGGCTCTTCTCCAAAGGAGTTAAAGGAGATTATTGAAGAGGCGGCTGGAGTCAAAAGGGCTAAGATTGAGAAGGAAGAGTCTGAGAAAAAGCTGCAGGACTTAAAAAATGAAATTGAAAAAATTGATTATGTAGAAAAGGAATTAAAGCTGCGAGTTGACTATTTGAAGGATGAACAGGCTAAGGCCAGGCTGTTTAAGGAGTATACAAAAAAGATTGATGTTCAAAGGTTTATGGTACTGGAATATAATGTCAATGAAAAAAGTTCGCTAAAATATGAATATGAGGAAAAAAGTCAGGAAATACAGAAAGAATTAGAAAAAAGTGAAAAGAATTTTTCAGAAAAACAGGCGGAACTTCAAAGAACTAATGAAATTCGGGAAGAATTGTACAAAAATTTGGAAAGTCAAAAAAATGAAAATAGCGAAAACTTTAAAAATTTGGAAACTTTAAAAGACGAGTATTCAACGCTAGTGAATCAAAATTCCAATTTGGAAACGGAAGCCAATGAAAAAGCTAAGAGAAAAGATATTTTGGAAAAGGATATTGCTGAAAAAGAAGAGATTTTAAATAAGTCTAGAAATGAGCTTGAGCTTATAACAAAGGATTTGATTGAAAAAGAAAAGGAAAAGGCTGAGTGGGAAGCAAAAGTTGGAGAATTGAAGCAGAAAAGTGATAAAATCACGCTTGAACTGAGAGAACGGACACAAAAGAACTCTAATTTTGAAGTGGATAAAATAAAAGTCGCTGGAGAAAATGAGGATTTGGAAAAAAGAGTTCTGGCTGCGAAAACTGAAAATAAAAGGCATATCGCTGAGAAAAGTATTGCAGAAGCCGAGTTTAACAAAATAAATAAAGAAAAACAGATTTTTGAAATGCAAAAATCAGAAAATGAGAAGCAGAAACTTGAAAAAGAGCTGAAAATTCAGAAGCTCAATGAAAAAACAGAGGAATTGAGAAAGGAATATTCTGGAATTAATAAACAGAAAAATGAGATTAGCTACAAACTTCAGAATTTTGAGGTTAAACAAAAGGCGATTTCAGATGCTATTGAGAAAAATGAAACTTTTAATCGAAGCATAAAACATATTCTGAATGAAAAAATTGATGGAGTAATTGGTGCTTTTGTCAATTTGATTGATGTTCCAGCGGGATTTGAGGAAGCAGTACAGACTTTATCCGGTGGAATGTTTCAGGATATTGTCGTAAAAGACAGTGAAATTGGGAAAAAATGTATTGAAATCCTGAAGGAAAGAAAGCTGGGACGAGCTTCATTTTTACCGATTGAAAATATTCGTGTTTCTAAAATGAATGATTTCCTGCCTACAATTGATGATGTTTCGTGGCAAAGCGACTTTAAAAATAAAATGTCAGAAGAGGAAATTCAAAATATAATTTCAAGCGCAAAAGGAAAAAATGGAATTATTGATTTTGCAAGGAATATTGTGAAAATTGATAAAAAATTTGTAAATAAAAATATAGAAAAAGTTATTCAGTTTGTGTATGGAAATTCAGTTGTTGTGGAAAATCTGGAAGTTGGAACACAGCTTTTGAAAAAAGGATTTAATGACAGAATTGTTACGCTTGAAGGGGATATTATCACTTCTCGCGGGAGAATGACGGGAGGGCATTCGTTTAGGGGTAAGGATGAAATTCTCGAGAGAAAAAAGGAATTGAAACATCTGAAAAGCGAAATTGAAAAAAATAAAAAGAACTTTGACGAATTTGAGAAAAAATTATCGGAAATAGTTTTGGAAGCTGAAAAAGTTGAGGCAGAAAGGACAGAAACAGAAAAATTATTTGAGAATTTTAAAAATGAATATCAGGTGTTTAATGAAAACTACGATGATTTTAATATTAAATTTAGTCGAAAACAGCGGGAAATCAATACTTTAAACTATGAAATTTCTGAAAATGAGAAATTTATTTTGGAAAAAGAAACTAAAATAAAGGAAAATCTGGAATTAATTCAAAAAATCGAAAAAAATATTGAAGAAAATAATCTTAAAATTGAAAATTTGAATCAAAATTTGAAAAATTTTGAAAATATTGATGAATTTATTCAGAAATTGAATGTTGCCGACAGAGATTATGAAATTTTGAAGGTCAGAACAGACAATAATAAAAATCGTTTTGCAGAAATTGAATCTGATTATAAGAAGCTTTTGAATGAGAAGGCAGAACTGGCTGAATTTGAAAAGAAAAGGGAAATGTTAGGAAAAGAATTATCTGTAAAAATTTCTGATAAAAAAAATGAAATTTCTGAAAATGAGAAATTAAATGAGAATATTTTAGGCGAAATTCAAAAAATTGAAAAAAATATTCATGAAATTGAAGAAAAAGAGCGAAAATTTATTGGTGAAATCAAAGATATTGAAGTAAATATGTTAAAACATAAAAATGACTATGAAAAAATCATTGAAAAAATAACACGAAACGAAAGTGAGCTGGAGTTTCAGCTGGCTGAATTTAAGGAACTGGAAAATGAAGAAATTCTTGAAAACGAGGAATATTTTGAAATTGCTGATGAGAATGAGCTGATGGCGACAAAGAAAAAACTGGCAGTAAATGAGAGAAGCAGAACTGACATTGGAGCAGTGAATCTTGCCTCAATTGAAGAATTTGAGCATGAAAATGAGCGGTATCAGAATATTGCCGCACAGAAAAAAGATTTGCTCGAAAGCCGAGAGGCATTGCTTGGGTTTATTCAGGAAATTGAAGAGGAAGTTACAAGTAAATTTTTTATGGCTTATGAACAAATAAATAAAAATTTTCAGTATATGTGTGAAACTATTTTAAATGGAGCAAAGGGACTGATAAAGATGACAGATCCTGAAAACTTGCTTACAACTGGCTTGGAACTTAGTGTAAAATATAAAAATAAGCCGGAACAGACTTTACTTTTACTTTCAGGTGGCGAAAAATCAATGCTTGCAGTATCCTTTATAATGGCAATCTTTATGTTTAAGCCGAGTCCATTTACTTTTTTTGATGAAATTGAGGCGGCTCTGGATGAAAAAAATACAAAAAAAATTGTAGAGCTTCTGCATCAGTTTATTGACAAATCGCAGTTTATATTAATTACTCATAATAAGGAAACAATGAAGGGTTCTCATAGACTTTACGGGGTTACGATGAATAAGGAAATTGGGGAAACTAAAATTGTTTCGGTGGACGTGTAATTTAATAAACTTTTTTACTGGAAATTTTTTGATATTTTTGATAGAATATAGGTAAAATAAATAAAAAGTATAACTTTTGAAAATTGGAAAGGAGAAATGTGAAAAAGTTTTCACATAAATTGGAGATTATGTTAAAAAAATTATTAGGTTTAATAATGATGCTTGTGTTTTCGGCTATTGGGGTTGCTGAAACAGATATATCACAAATTGCAAGCGATTATCCATATAAGGATAGCGCAATAATGGCGACTGTTCTTGGAACGCCTTCAGAACAGCACTACAAGTTCAAAAATCCGAAAGGACCTAAAGTAAGGAAATTTAAGACGACAAAGACAATTCCAGAAATACTTAGACAATGGAGTGACTATGAATACGGTGTCTGGACTCAAAAGAAGGAAGCGCCGTTAATGATTATAATTTCAGGAACAGGGTCGCTTTACAACAGCGGAATGTCACTTTACATGGCAAATGTATTTTATGACAGAGGATACAACGTAATCGCCTTCAGTTCACCAACAACAATGCCCTATATAGTAAGTCAGAGTAAAAATGCATATGCAGGCTACATAAAAGATGAAACTGTGCAACTGTACGATCTGGTGGAAAAGGCTATTTCAAAGGAAAAGGCTGATGGCATGAAATTAAATGGAAGAGTGTATATCGGAGGTTACAGCCTAGGTGGATTCCAGTCACTTCAAATTCACGAGCTGGATTCCAAAAAAAATAGAAGAATAGGAATAAATAAGTCGCTTATGTTAAATTCGCCAGTTAGCATTCTGACTGCGACACAAAATTTGGACGGCTTTTTAGTAAAAAATGGAATTTACGATGCAAGAAGCTTGGAAAAATATTTGGATACAATATTTAGCAGACTTATGTATGACAAGTCAATTCAGATAAAGGACATCGAGTTTTCAAACTTGACATCCTCGTTAGGAAAGCTGGGGCTTGAGGAAAAGGATTTTGAAGTGCTGACAGGACTTCTGTTTAGATTCTATTCAGCAAACATGACTTTTGCGGGGGAAGTTTTTAGCGGAAATAATGCTGTTGGAAGGCTATCCGATAAAAAGTCATATAAAAGATTTGATTCAGTTACTCAGGAATTTAGGGAAGGATTGTCTGTTTCATTTGATGAGTATGCTAAGGAAATATTATATCCATATTTAAAAAAATATAAAAATCCTAATCTTGATTTTAATGATTTTATAAATGAATTTGATTTGAGAAGCAATCAGGATTTTATCAACAGAAATAATAAAAACATCATATTTATAACATCAACAAATGACGTTCTGTATTCAAATGATGACTTGGATTATATAAAGAACACGTTTTCAAACAAAGTTTTAATACCGTTTGGAGGGCATACTGGAGTCTTGTGGCATGCTGACGTGGCAAAATTAATGGTAGATAAATTGGAGGAAAAATAAAAAATGGCAGGGAAAAATAAATTTATATTGCTGATGGCGTTGCTTACTGCCACGGCAGTTTCTTATTCAAAGGGAAGTGAACTGAAAAATGAGGAAACAGTGATGTTTGCTGAAGAAACTGAAAGAGAAGCAAATGACGATATTTATATTGAATTTGTAGATGGAAAGGTCGCTGAAGCGTCTGGAAAAAATCTTGACAAAGTTTCACGTACAAATATAGCTGTAAAGAAAAATAAGATAGATACCAACAGATATATTGCCTTTGAGCAGGATGGATACGGAGTTCTTGCAACAAATCTGGAAGAACTGAATGAAGATTACATTGTTTCAAGCCAAGTGTTTCAGCTAACAGGAATCAATGATTCGCTGGAGCCTTTAAATAGAAGGATGTATGCCTTTAATACGCAGCTTGACAGAAAAGTGCTTTATCCAGCTTCACGTGTATATTCGGCAGTAGTGCCAAAACCAATTAGAAAGGGAATTTCAAATTTCTATCAGAATTTTAGTGAAATACCGACATTTGTAAATTCACTGTTGCAGTTAAAACCTGGAAAGGCTGCAAACGCGCTTGGAAGATTTGTGGTAAATTCCACTGCTGGTATCCTGGGAGTGGCTGATGTCGCTAAAAATATGGGAATGAAAAGAGACCCAGAAACTATGGGAGATACGTTAGGACATTACGGAATGGGGACAGGATCATACTTAGTGCTGCCCATGTTTGGACCAAGCAACCTGAGAGATGCCTTTGGAAGTGCCATAGATTCTGCTGGAGAAGGTGCGGTACGTGGTATTGCTGAAAAAAAACTGTTTTTTGATACAGGCGTATTTGACAAAAATGTTTATGGATTTACAAGACCTGTTGTGACAGGACTGAATGCACGTTCTATGCTCAGCATAAAGTACGGAGATTTGAATTCGCCGTTTGAATATGACTTGGTAAAAGCGCTTCATTACAACTATAGAAAAATACAGGTTATAAAATAAAACGATAAAAAGTTAAAAGCTATATTTTGTCTAGCAGAAGAACTGCTTGATTTTCAATAAAATTAGGAGGAAACTAGGATGAGCTATATAAAAGATGTGGATTTAGAAGTGTACAATGCAATTGTGGAAGAAGAAAGAAGACAGGAGGAAGGAATTGAGCTAATCGCTTCTGAAAATTTTGTTTCAAAGGCCGTGATGGAGGCGGCAGGTTCTGTATTTACAAATAAATATGCAGAAGGTTACCCTGGAAAGAGATATTACGGCGGATGTGCAAATGCTGATGTTGTAGAAAGCCTTGCAATTGAAAGATTGAAAAAAATATTTGGGGCAAAATATGCAAATGTGCAGCCACATTCGGGATCCCAAGCAAATATGGGAGTTTATGTTGCACTGCTTGAAGCTGGAGATAAAATTCTGGGAATGAGCCTTAGTGCTGGTGGACATTTGACACATGGCTATAAAATCAATTTTTCAGGAAAAAATTACATTGGACTCGAATACGGTCTAAATCCTGAAACAGAACTGATTGATTATGAGGCAGTCAGAGAAATTGCATTAAGAGAAAAGCCTAAAATGATAGTTGCAGGAGCAAGCGCTTATTCAAGAACAATTGACTTTAAAAAATTTAGGGAAATCGCTGATGAGATTGGGGCATATTTAATGGTAGATATGGCTCATATCGCTGGACTTGTAGCTGCAGGACTCCATCCAAATCCAATAGAATATGCAGATGTGGTAACTTCAACAACCCATAAAACTTTAAGAGGGCCTCGTGGT
This is a stretch of genomic DNA from Leptotrichia hofstadii. It encodes these proteins:
- a CDS encoding MlaA family lipoprotein, which produces MAGKNKFILLMALLTATAVSYSKGSELKNEETVMFAEETEREANDDIYIEFVDGKVAEASGKNLDKVSRTNIAVKKNKIDTNRYIAFEQDGYGVLATNLEELNEDYIVSSQVFQLTGINDSLEPLNRRMYAFNTQLDRKVLYPASRVYSAVVPKPIRKGISNFYQNFSEIPTFVNSLLQLKPGKAANALGRFVVNSTAGILGVADVAKNMGMKRDPETMGDTLGHYGMGTGSYLVLPMFGPSNLRDAFGSAIDSAGEGAVRGIAEKKLFFDTGVFDKNVYGFTRPVVTGLNARSMLSIKYGDLNSPFEYDLVKALHYNYRKIQVIK
- the glyA gene encoding serine hydroxymethyltransferase gives rise to the protein MSYIKDVDLEVYNAIVEEERRQEEGIELIASENFVSKAVMEAAGSVFTNKYAEGYPGKRYYGGCANADVVESLAIERLKKIFGAKYANVQPHSGSQANMGVYVALLEAGDKILGMSLSAGGHLTHGYKINFSGKNYIGLEYGLNPETELIDYEAVREIALREKPKMIVAGASAYSRTIDFKKFREIADEIGAYLMVDMAHIAGLVAAGLHPNPIEYADVVTSTTHKTLRGPRGGIILTNDEEIAKKIDKTIFPGIQGGPLVHIIAAKAVAFKEALSPEYKKYQEQVAKNAKILSEELVKGGLRIVSGGTDNHLMLVDLRPMGVTGKLAEAKLEEAGITCNKNAIPNDPEKPFVTSGIRLGTPAITARGFKEEETRQVAKFILTVLGNINDSEKIAQVKEQVLKLTEKFPLYKNK
- a CDS encoding exopolysaccharide biosynthesis polyprenyl glycosylphosphotransferase → MAVSGMKKNYSYLFGILMILMYFIGLLLINRGLGFTNVIVIICSMVIYYVANVYNMAGRYRLRDIVIIVGINFILVMITTFLRIFILNEAIILFGLITMFQIIYRYIIMIGLAEKQRIVFVGENGYTQDLLESIKKDRQYKLSDFLKEEKTMDILTEKLLNLCENKKVDIIVDFTSNLLYDTKLVDKLLQYKLGGIQYYNYLEFYEIYENKLPVSNLSPKWFLENTGFEIYYNSFNLKAKRILDIIFALLIGVCVIPIMIIAAIIIKIESKGPIFFIQERIGEGNKPFKIVKFRSMTTDAEKDGPKWATKNDNRVTKFGKFMRLTRIDELPQLWNVLRGEMSFVGPRPEREFFIKQLEKEIMYYNLRHTVKPGLTGWAQVMYPYGASIEDAYRKLQYDLYYIKNHDILFDVKILLKTVTIVIFGKGR
- a CDS encoding alpha/beta hydrolase, yielding MLKKLLGLIMMLVFSAIGVAETDISQIASDYPYKDSAIMATVLGTPSEQHYKFKNPKGPKVRKFKTTKTIPEILRQWSDYEYGVWTQKKEAPLMIIISGTGSLYNSGMSLYMANVFYDRGYNVIAFSSPTTMPYIVSQSKNAYAGYIKDETVQLYDLVEKAISKEKADGMKLNGRVYIGGYSLGGFQSLQIHELDSKKNRRIGINKSLMLNSPVSILTATQNLDGFLVKNGIYDARSLEKYLDTIFSRLMYDKSIQIKDIEFSNLTSSLGKLGLEEKDFEVLTGLLFRFYSANMTFAGEVFSGNNAVGRLSDKKSYKRFDSVTQEFREGLSVSFDEYAKEILYPYLKKYKNPNLDFNDFINEFDLRSNQDFINRNNKNIIFITSTNDVLYSNDDLDYIKNTFSNKVLIPFGGHTGVLWHADVAKLMVDKLEEK
- the smc gene encoding chromosome segregation protein SMC, which codes for MYLKALELTGFKSFANRTVVEFDNGITSIVGPNGSGKSNILDAILWVLGEQSYKNIRAKESSDIIFSGGKNKKPKSMAEVSLIIDNGDRYLDVDFSEVKITRRIFKTGENEYLINNKKSRLKDIHNLFMDTGIGKQAYSIIGQGRVERIIGSSPKELKEIIEEAAGVKRAKIEKEESEKKLQDLKNEIEKIDYVEKELKLRVDYLKDEQAKARLFKEYTKKIDVQRFMVLEYNVNEKSSLKYEYEEKSQEIQKELEKSEKNFSEKQAELQRTNEIREELYKNLESQKNENSENFKNLETLKDEYSTLVNQNSNLETEANEKAKRKDILEKDIAEKEEILNKSRNELELITKDLIEKEKEKAEWEAKVGELKQKSDKITLELRERTQKNSNFEVDKIKVAGENEDLEKRVLAAKTENKRHIAEKSIAEAEFNKINKEKQIFEMQKSENEKQKLEKELKIQKLNEKTEELRKEYSGINKQKNEISYKLQNFEVKQKAISDAIEKNETFNRSIKHILNEKIDGVIGAFVNLIDVPAGFEEAVQTLSGGMFQDIVVKDSEIGKKCIEILKERKLGRASFLPIENIRVSKMNDFLPTIDDVSWQSDFKNKMSEEEIQNIISSAKGKNGIIDFARNIVKIDKKFVNKNIEKVIQFVYGNSVVVENLEVGTQLLKKGFNDRIVTLEGDIITSRGRMTGGHSFRGKDEILERKKELKHLKSEIEKNKKNFDEFEKKLSEIVLEAEKVEAERTETEKLFENFKNEYQVFNENYDDFNIKFSRKQREINTLNYEISENEKFILEKETKIKENLELIQKIEKNIEENNLKIENLNQNLKNFENIDEFIQKLNVADRDYEILKVRTDNNKNRFAEIESDYKKLLNEKAELAEFEKKREMLGKELSVKISDKKNEISENEKLNENILGEIQKIEKNIHEIEEKERKFIGEIKDIEVNMLKHKNDYEKIIEKITRNESELEFQLAEFKELENEEILENEEYFEIADENELMATKKKLAVNERSRTDIGAVNLASIEEFEHENERYQNIAAQKKDLLESREALLGFIQEIEEEVTSKFFMAYEQINKNFQYMCETILNGAKGLIKMTDPENLLTTGLELSVKYKNKPEQTLLLLSGGEKSMLAVSFIMAIFMFKPSPFTFFDEIEAALDEKNTKKIVELLHQFIDKSQFILITHNKETMKGSHRLYGVTMNKEIGETKIVSVDV